TCACGCTGCCGCTGGCCTCGCGCGTGCAGGCGGAAGCGGCGGTGCTGGGCCTCGCGCTGGCGCTGGAAGCGGGGGTACCGCTGGCGAAGGCGGCAGCACGGCTCTCACAGGTGCAGGTGCCGGGGGGCCGCTACCGGGTCCATCCGGGCCGCTTTACCGTGATCGACGACGCCTACAACGCCTCCCCCCTCGCGGTCACGGCGGCGCTGGACGCGCTCGCGGCCTTTCCAGGCCGCCGCATCAGCGTGCTGGGGCGGATGCTGGAACTGGGCGAGACGGAACGGGATCTGCACGCGCAGGTGGGCGCGCACGCACGGGAGCGGGCCGACCTCACCTACGGGGTGGGCGCGTTCGCGGCGGAACTGGGCGAGCGGGCCTACCGCACCGTGCCGGAACTGCTGGAGGGCCTGCTCGCGGAGGTGCGTGACGGCGATGTGGTACTGGTCAAGGCCAGCCGGGGCATCTCGTGGACGCCGGACAGGCGGGCACAGGAGGGGGTGGGGCTGGACGTGGTGGTGGAGGCGCTGCTGCGGGAGCGGTCCGCCGTCAGCGGTCAGCCGTCAGGGCAGGAGGAAGCGCAGACGTAATCCCTCTTCCTGGCGGGCAGACCGGCAGGTTTCTCAGCTCCCCGCACGGAACAATGCGCCCATGCGCCGCCTTCTGCTCTCGGCCCTCTGCCTCCTGCCCCTGACGGCTTGTGCCCCGGCCAACACGTCCCGAGCGTCCAACCCCAGCTCGACCTTCAACGCCGCCTTCGCGCCGGAAGGGGTCGCGTGGGTGGACGCCGGGAAGGCCTGTGTGGCCCGCGCGCCGTCCTACCGGCCAGTGTGCCCGGCGCTGCCGGGGGCGGCGGTGGCGGTGGGCTGGAACGGCGGAGACGCCTGGGCCGCCCTGCCGGACGCGGGGCTGCTGGTCACGCTGGACCGCGCGGCCCGGTCGGTTCCGGTGGGGCGGGTGGTGGCCCTGACCGCGACGCGCGCCTACCGTCAGGACGGCAGCGCCGTGACCTACGAGGGGAACCCGGCGCCGGGCGTCCCGGGCGCACCGACCGCCGCCCTCACCGGGGGCGACGGGCAGGATTACGTGCTGCTGGCGGGTGTCCTGCGGCGGGTTTCGGACGGCGTGGTGATTGAGACGGCTCCGGGGCCGCTGCTGCAAGTCACCCCGACCGGCGTGCGCTCGGCGTACCTGCCGGGGGTGGTGACCCTGTCGGGCACGTACCGCCTGACCGGCACGGCCCTTCAGCGGCTGGACGCGGCGGGCCGGGTGCTGGTCAGCGTGCCCCACGGGCCGGGGCGCGTGGGGCTGGTGGGCGCGGACGTGGTGACGGTTTCGCCGGGCAGCGTGGTGCGGGTCTACAGCGTCGATCTGGTGCCCCTGACCCCCTGAACGCCCCGCACGTCCCGGGGTCATGCCCCGGCCGCCCCCGCCTCCGGACCTTCATGCTTCGGGGGGATCGCGCGCCGGGCGGGAGCGCGGTTGGAAGGATGTTTAAAAGCGTGCCAGTCGGCCTCGGCGGGCTGTCAGAGTTCCGTAAGTGGACGGGTGGTTGCATGAGACGTTCATGCAGCCCCCTTTTCCTTTTCGCCCCTTATCAGCCTCTCCTCTTCCTCCCGGAGCGGTCGAGCACGAGATGAGTCAACACTAAAATCCGCCGGATTCTGGAGGGAGAATGACGAGCCTGCTCCAACGCCTCACAAGTCCGCGCACGAATGCCATCGGCGTGGAAATCGGTACCAGCACCATCAAGGTGGTGGCGCTGCGCCCCGGGTCGCCCCCGGTCCTCCAGCACGCCGTCATGGTGCCCACGCCCATCGGCAGCATGCGCGACGGGCTGGTGATCGAGCCGCAGGCGGTCGCCACCGAACTCAGGAACCTGCTGGCCGAACACCGCATCAGCGCCCGCCAGGCCGTGACGGCCGTGCCCAACCAGTCGGCCGTTACCCGCAACATCATGGTGCCCCGGATGGAACGCAAGGACCTTCAGGAGGCCATCAAGTGGGAAGCCGAGCGCTACATCCCCTACCCCATCGATGAGGTCAACCTGGACTTCGACCTGCAAGACGATCCCGCCACCATCCCGGAAGACGGGCAGATGGAGGCCGTGATCGCCGCCGCCCCCAGCGAGGCGGTCGCGCGGCAGGTGGAGGTGCTGCGGCTGGCGGGCCTGGAACCGACCGTCGTGGACCTCAAGAGCTTTGCCACCCTGCGCGCCCTGCGCGGCAACCTGCTGGGCGAGCACCTCAACAAGACCACCCTCAGCGGCCTGAACTACACCGAGGCGGGCGAGGTGGCGATGGTGCTGGAAATCGGCGCGAGCAGCAGCGTGATCAGCCTGGTCCGCGGCGACCGGATTCTGATGGCGCGCAACATCGCCGTGGCCGCCGACGACTTCACGACCGCGCTGCAAAAGGCCTTCGACCTGGACTTCAGCGCCGCCGAGGAGGTCAAGCTGGGCTACGCGACCGCCAGCACGCCCACCGAGGACGAGGAGGACCTGCTGAACTTCGACCGCGCGCGCGAGCAGTACAGCCCGGCGCGCGTGTTCGAGGTGATCCGCCCGGTGCTGGGCGACCTGATCACCGAGATTCGTCGCTCGCTGGAGTTCTACCGGGTGCAGTCGGGCGACGTGGTGATCGACCGGACCTTCATCGCGGGGGGCGGCGCGAAGCTGCGCGGTCTGGCCGGGGCCATCAGCAATGCGCTGGGGTTCCGGGTGGAGGTCGGCAGTCCCTGGCTGACGGTGCAGACCGACCAGGCGAACGTGGACACCGGCTATCTCCAGACCAACGCGGCGGAATTCACGGTGCCGCTGGGGCTGGCCCTGCGCGGAGTGCAGCGTCATGGTTGAGATCAACCTGCTCCCCCAGCAGGAGCGCCGCAGCACCCAGCCCGACGCCTGGCGCTACGCGGCCCTCGCGCTGCTGCCCCTGACGGCCGCCCTGATCCTGATTCCCGAGCTGATCGTCGGCTCACGGCTGGGCGCCCTGCACCGCGAACAGGACCGCCTGAACGGCGAGATCGCGGCCCTGACGCCCGCCAAGCAGGAGTACGACCGGCTGCTGGGCACCCAGCGCACGCTGGAAGAGGTCACGGCCGTCGCCGGGCAGTTGCGGGACGCGAAAACGTACTGGACGAACGATCTGGCGGCCTTCTCGTCGCAACTCCCCAGCGGGGGCGGCGTGGCGATCACGTCCATGAACGTGAAGGCCCTCGACGCGGGCGCCCTCGCGGACCTGCAAAAGAGCGGCGTCTACACCGGAAAGAACGTGGTCCGCGAGTTCGACCTCTCGGGGACGGCGAGCAGCCAGCAGTCGGTCGTGAACTTCCTGAACGCCTATGAGAACAGCCCGAACTTCGCCGTGAACTTCCGCAGTCTGCAACAGGAAGGCGACACGGGCCGCTACACCTTCGCCGCGTCGGTTGGCCTGGTGGGCCAGCCCGCCCCGCAGGCCGCCAGCACGGCGGGAGGCTCCAATGTCCGTTAAGCTCGCTCCGCGCTCCCTGTTCCTGGCCGTGCTGGCCGGGTGCCTGCTGCTGCTGCTGGTCTGGTACTTCCTGCACTTCCAGACCCGCCAGCAGGAGATCATCCAGGTGCAGGGCGATCTGGACACCACCCGGCTGAACGCCGAACGTTACCGCGCCGCCCAGCGCAACCTGCCCGAACTGCGCGCCACCACCGCGCGGCTGGAGGTCGAGCGCGACCAGTTCCTGCGGGCGCTCCCGGCCACCGCCCAGTTCGGCACGGTGCTCGACGAGATGCGGCGCAACGTCATCGCGGCGGGGGCCAAAATGACCACCTTCACCGTGCAAGGTGGGACGGGCAGCGGCCTCCCCGGCGGCGTGCGGCCCATCAACCTCAGTCTGGGCGTGAGCGGACAGTTCGCCCAGGTGTTCCGGGCGCTGCGGTCCATCGAAACCATGAACCGCTTCACGACCGTCAGCGGCGTGAACCTGCAACTGCCGCAGGCGAACACCTACAACCCGGCCCTGGAGGGCACGCTGAACCTGACGGTCTACACCTTCGACCAGACGGCGGGCAGCGCGGGCACGGGCAACGCCGCCCCCGAGGCCCCCGCCGCGCCGCCCGCCGCACCCGCCGCGCCCCAGGGAGGCAGCCAGTGACGCGCCCTTCTGCCAAGCCCGCGCCCCTGACCCTCTCCCGCGAGATGAAGCTGCTGCTGGTCCTGCTGCTGCTGGCCGCCCTGATCGGTGGCTGGTACGTGTGGACCAGCGGCCGGAGCGCCGGGCAGCTCGCCCAGACTCCCCCCGCCACTCCCACCACGGAACCGCCCGCGGAGGGCACAGCGGAAGACCCTGCGGCGGCCAGCGGAAATACCGGCGCG
The window above is part of the Deinococcus metallilatus genome. Proteins encoded here:
- the pilM gene encoding type IV pilus assembly protein PilM, whose translation is MTSLLQRLTSPRTNAIGVEIGTSTIKVVALRPGSPPVLQHAVMVPTPIGSMRDGLVIEPQAVATELRNLLAEHRISARQAVTAVPNQSAVTRNIMVPRMERKDLQEAIKWEAERYIPYPIDEVNLDFDLQDDPATIPEDGQMEAVIAAAPSEAVARQVEVLRLAGLEPTVVDLKSFATLRALRGNLLGEHLNKTTLSGLNYTEAGEVAMVLEIGASSSVISLVRGDRILMARNIAVAADDFTTALQKAFDLDFSAAEEVKLGYATASTPTEDEEDLLNFDRAREQYSPARVFEVIRPVLGDLITEIRRSLEFYRVQSGDVVIDRTFIAGGGAKLRGLAGAISNALGFRVEVGSPWLTVQTDQANVDTGYLQTNAAEFTVPLGLALRGVQRHG
- a CDS encoding fimbrial assembly protein, with amino-acid sequence MVEINLLPQQERRSTQPDAWRYAALALLPLTAALILIPELIVGSRLGALHREQDRLNGEIAALTPAKQEYDRLLGTQRTLEEVTAVAGQLRDAKTYWTNDLAAFSSQLPSGGGVAITSMNVKALDAGALADLQKSGVYTGKNVVREFDLSGTASSQQSVVNFLNAYENSPNFAVNFRSLQQEGDTGRYTFAASVGLVGQPAPQAASTAGGSNVR
- the pilO gene encoding type 4a pilus biogenesis protein PilO, yielding MSVKLAPRSLFLAVLAGCLLLLLVWYFLHFQTRQQEIIQVQGDLDTTRLNAERYRAAQRNLPELRATTARLEVERDQFLRALPATAQFGTVLDEMRRNVIAAGAKMTTFTVQGGTGSGLPGGVRPINLSLGVSGQFAQVFRALRSIETMNRFTTVSGVNLQLPQANTYNPALEGTLNLTVYTFDQTAGSAGTGNAAPEAPAAPPAAPAAPQGGSQ